The stretch of DNA TCACGATAAACTTTTTCACGCCGTTCGTGACGTTCTTGTGCTTCCAAAGACAAAACGGCAATCGGTCGCGCCTCAAGACGCTTTAAACTAATGGGGTCGCCAGTTTCTTCGCAAAAACCATATGTCCCATTATCAATTCTCTCCAAGGCGGCATCTATTTTTGAAATAAGTTTTCTCTGACGATCACGAGCACGTAATTCAATTGTACGATCAGTTTCACAAGATGCCCTATCGGTTAAATCGGGTTGAGCAACATTCTCTTCCTGCAAATTTTCCAAAGTCTCACGTGCTTCTTTTAAGATATCATTCTTCCAAGAAACCAATTTAGCACGAAAATACGCCTTTTGCCGCTCATTCATAAAAGGCTCATCTTCACTAGGGCGATATTGACCATCAATCTCTTCGCTCATGCAATAAAAAACCTCCACATCTGCTCTGTGGGGTCTATATATTGTGCAATACCCAACAGCACAAGAGTAAAATGTTTTTTCATAACAATCCACACATATATCTCTCTCAATACGCTTTTGGGTCTTGATATCTTTTTTGATTTCAAGTTGGACTCTTGGTCAAAGATCATCAAAAAATCATCTTTTCATGTATTGAGGAAGCTTAAAAAGAAGAGAATTCTCAAATATCAGAGCCATCTCTCTCCTCCTTCTTCAGCGCACTAAAATTTAAACGAAGCACCGATAAATCGTTTCACCAATGCAAAAAATAAAAATCTTTATAAAGGTAAAGTATGATATCCGCGATTCAAATACATCAAAGCATCTTTTCCGTGATT from Bartonella tribocorum CIP 105476 encodes:
- the dksA gene encoding RNA polymerase-binding protein DksA translates to MSEEIDGQYRPSEDEPFMNERQKAYFRAKLVSWKNDILKEARETLENLQEENVAQPDLTDRASCETDRTIELRARDRQRKLISKIDAALERIDNGTYGFCEETGDPISLKRLEARPIAVLSLEAQERHERREKVYRDD